From Isachenkonia alkalipeptolytica:
TTGAAAAGTTTCCTGCCGGCTAAATTAATTGCTTTACTACCGATTTGATCGGTGCTGTTGCAAGCTGTGATATTCTATCATAGCTGGGGCTTCCGAAATGGGCTTCCGAAGCTTCGTAGGTTGAATTTATTCTGTAGCATTTCAAACCTATCGTTCACAGCGGGCCCTATATTTTTCATATAGGCTATGGTCTCTCCAAAAGATGACAAAAAACTCCGTCCCGCTGTCATCCAACTGGGTCTCAACAAAAGATGACAAAAACTCCGTCCCGCTGTCATCTTTGGGCTTTGCTGGCGGCGACGAAATCCCTGAATAAAGGATGGGGATTGGTGGGACGGGATTTCAGCTCCGGATGGTACTGTACCGCCACGAACCACGGATGATCCTTGATTTCGATGGCCTCCACCAACCGTTCGTCGGGGGAGATCCCCGAGATGACCAGACCGTCTTCCGCCAATTGATCCCGGTACTCGTTGTTCAGCTCATACCGGTGGCGATGGCGCTCATACACCAGACTTTCGCCGTAGGCGGTCTCAATGAAGGTATCCGCCGCAATTTTGCAGGGATAGAGGCCCAGACGCATGGTGCCGCCCTTTTCCTCTACGTCCTTTTGCTCGGGCATCAGGTCGATCACCGGATACGGGGTGCTTTCCTGAAGCTCGGCACTGTGGGCTCCGTCCAGGCCGGTGATGTTTCTCGCATATTCCACCACGGCCAGCTGCATTCCAAGACAGATCCCGAAGAAGGGAACTTTGTTCTCCCTTGCATACTGAATCGCTGCAATTTTTCCTTCCACGCCCCGCTCGCCGAAACCGCCGGGGACCAGAATACCGTCCACGTCCCTAAGAATTTCCTTAGCGTTCAGCGGGGTTACGTCTTCGGCATGGATCCACTGTACGTCGATTTTGGTGCCGTGGTAAATCCCTCCATGGTTCAGGGCTTCAATAACGGAAAGATAGGCATCGGGAAGCTCCACATATTTACCCACAATGGCTATTTTGGTATGGTCTTCGGCGCTTTGCTCCCGCTCCACCATATCCGTCCACTGTTTCAAATCCGGTTCTCCCGCCTCTAAATGCAGGGTTTTTAACACCATCCGGTCCAGGCCCTCGTCCTTAAGCATCAAGGGCACTTCGTAGATGCTTCGGACGTCTCCGTTTTGCACCACATTTCCGGGATCCAGGTTGCAAAACAGGGCGATCTTATCCTTCATCTCCTGGGTCAGGGGTCTTTCCGTACGGCAAACCACCACGTCGGGCTGAATACCGATGGATCTGAGTTCCTTTACGCTGTGCTGGGTGGGCTTCGTCTTCAGTTCCCCTGCACTGCCGAGGAAAGGCACCAAGGTTACATGAATGTACATGGTGTTTTCTTTTCCGATGTCGTATTTCACCTGACGAATGGCCTCAAGGAAAGGCAGGGATTCAATATCTCCCACGGTGCCGCCGATCTCCGTGATCACCACGTCCACGTCCTTTTCATTCCCCGCTCGAAAAATCCGCTCTTTGATCTCATTGGTCACATGGGGAATAACCTGCACCGTCCCCCCTAAATAGTCTCCTTTTCGCTCCTTGTTCAGTACGGACCAGTACACTTTCCCGGAGGTTACGCTGGAGTTTTTCGTAAGGTTCTGATCGATAAACCGTTCGTAGTGCCCCAAATCCAAATCCGTCTCCGCCCCGTCATCGGTGACAAAGACCTCGCCGTGTTGATAGGGACTCATGGTTCCCGGGTCGATGTTGATGTAGGGGTCCAACTTTTGCAGGGTCACTTTCAATCCTCTGCTCTTTAACAGTCTTCCCAGGGATGCGGCGGTGATGCCTTTTCCAAGAGAGGATACCACCCCTCCGGTTACAAAAATATACTTCGGTGCCATTTAAAAACCCTCCTTCTATATGATTATCAACTATGTGATGATCTTACCTATCGTTACCTCTAATATATCATAATCCGATCCATTTCTCATTTGAACATAAAGATTATTATATCCTTTCCGGCAAAAAAGTTCAATCACTATTTACGTTTTCCGTTTTAGGGTAAAAATATAATATCACGTGATTAGGGGAGGAGATATCCCATGGAAGAAAACAAGCTGATCTTTTTTATAATCCTCATTTTGGTATCCCTGTCAGCACTGTCCCTACTATTCCCTGTGCCGTATTTTTCGAATCCAGCAACCGATATTTCTGCCGCGGGTGCACCGGAAGAACAGGCTGCCGCTATTAAGTCGCTGCCCGATACCCTTGGGGAAATAATTGAGAACCATGAAGGTCTTCCCTTTGGAGAAGTGCATCGAAAACTTCAAAAAGTGGTTATGATAACCAGTCTTAAAGAAGAACTACCCGAGGAGGAGCCCTCCAAGGAAGAGGAAGAATCCTCTTCTGTCGCTGAGGAGCTTGGGATAAGCGAGGTCTCCTATATTCGATACACCACCACGGCCTTAAATATTCGGGCCGATGCCCATATTGAAGCGGAGAGAATCGGCGGATTTTCCGAAGGCGCAGAGGTCCATGTGATCGGCGAGCTGAGCAACGACTGGGTGCAGGTGGCGTACCAGGACACCGAAGCCTTTGTCCACGGTGGATATTTACAGGAAATCGACCCGGCGGAGGAGGCCGACGAGGAGTCCTCCAAGGAAGAGGAAGAACCCTCTTCTGTCGCCGAGGAACTTGGAATAAGCGAGGTCTCCTATATTCGATACACCACCACGCCCTTAAATATTCGATCCGATGCCCATATTGATGGGGAGAGAATCGGCGGATTTTCCGAAGGCGCCGAGGTCCATGTGATCGGCGAGCTGAGCAACGACTGGGTGCAGGTGGCGTACGGGGACACCGAAGCCTTTGTTCACGGCGGATATTTACAGGAAACCGACCCGGCGGAGGATCCCCAGGCTGAACCGGATCCGGATGAGGATGACGCCACTGTAGTAGGCAACCCCGGCGCTATTGATGTACTGGTAAACCGGGAGTACCGGCTGCCTGCAGACTTTACACCTCCGAATCTTGTGGAGCCCAATGTTTCAATGGCGCCGAATACAAATCATCGACTGCTTCGATCGGAAGCGGCCTCGGCCCTGGAGGCGTTGTTTGACGCCGCGACAGAGGACGGGATAATTCTCTATGCCCGGTCCGGTTACAGGAGCTACAGCACTCAGGAAACCCTGTTTAATAACTATGTAGCGGAACACGGCTATGAGGAAGCCACACGATTCAGTGCAAAACCCGGCCACAGCGAACATCAAACCGGCCTGGCCATGGACGTTACCTCCGAGCAAGTGGATTACCGATTAACCCAGGATTTCGGTAACACCCCGGAGGGCCAGTGGATTACTGACAACGCCCACCGCTACGGCTTTATCATCCGCTACCCCCAAAACAAAGAGTCCGTCACCGGCTATATGTACGAACCCTGGCATCTGCGGTATTTAGGCGTTGACCTTGCCACCGCGGTCTATGAAAGTGGCCTGACCTATGAAGAGTATTTAGGGTATTAAGGATTCGCGACCCTTTATAAAACATTTATTTCAGCTCTTTTGTAAAACGTTTTAGCGAAGCTCTTTGTAAAAAATTTGAGGAAAGGCAAATAAAAAAGCCCGGCGGCTCTCTCCTTAGAGAGGACCGCCGAGCTTTTTGTTTTTATAAGAGCTTATTTTCCAGTAAAAGCTTATATTGTGAATCTATATAATTCCGGTTACGTCCAACATGCCTCCGATCTTAATTGCCTTTGCCGTTAGCATTTTTTCTGCCGCTGCTTTTTTTGGTGTTCATGGATTGCATTTTTTCTTCACTGTCTTTTAAAAACTTACTCATCTTATCTTCAAAATTAGTCGGAGAAGGTGTTTCAAGCTCTTTCTCCCAGTTCACTTCCCGGGGCTTTACCGTTTTCTTCTTCGGGAGTCCGGCTTGCTTAATGGATAAGCTTATTTTACCGTCTTTATCAATATTTAAAACTTTGACCTTGATCTTTTGACCTCTTTTTAAATAATTTTTGATATCTTTTACATAATCCTCCGCTACCTCTGAGATGTGCACAAGCCCGGTTTTTCCTTTTTCCACCTCAACAAAAGCGCCAAAATCTGTAATTCCGGTAACAATTCCTTCAACAATACTACCTACTTCTAGGGACATAAATTCCATACTCCTCCTTCTAATATTATAATCTTTTAGCTGTCACCTATTATAGCACATCTAAATTCTAATTTCACTACTTTTTCTAAATATTTAACAAAAAAGGAGGATTAAGGCCCTTGTTCTTCCCCATCTTCTGCCTCTTCCCCAGGACGGTCTTCCTCGAGGCCTTCCTCATGGATGGTTTCTTCTTCAGAATTTTCCCCATCAAAGCCTTCCTCTTCCTCTCTCTGTTCCCGGCGCTCCCGTAACTCTCGACTGAGGCTGTTGTTGGTATCCATTACATACACCCGCTCTCCGGGTTTTTTCATAATCAGATTTTCCCGGGCCAGCCTTTCAATGGCTTCATCGCTATCGCCCTTTTCCAGGACTTCCTCCATGCCTTGGATCCGTTCCTCGATCTCCGCTTTCTCCTGTTGGAGGCTTTCGATCTCCGCATCCAGTTCCCGGCGTTCCACACTTTGTTGAAAAAAAGCCACAGCAAAGTACCCCACGATGACCACCACCACCAGCTTCGTCCAGAAACCGATCTTTTTCCGTTTTTTCTTCACCCGATAGGCTCTCTTTTCCCTTTTCTTTGCCATATTCTCACCTCATTTAGATACTCTGAAAGGATAACAGCGGATGACAGGGGGACGGCAGGATGACAGGGGGGACCAGATGACAGCGGGACGGAGTTTTTGTCATTTTTCCTTAGATGACAAAAACTCCGTCCCGCTGTCATCCCCTGTCATCCACCCAGTAATCCTGCCCCGGCATCTGTTATTCGATCACTTCGTATAAGTTCTCCGCCTCTTCTTTTTTCACATGTTCCTCAAGGCCTTGCACCTTTACTTTAAAGGTCCGGTTCCCAAAGCGAACCTCCACCTCGTCGCCAATTTCCAGCTCGGTTCCCGGCTTTGCTTCCTTGTCGTTGACAAGCACCCGGCCCTTCTCACAGGCCTCCTTGGCAACGGGGCGCCGTTTGATGATTCGTGCATTTTTTAAGAATTTATCCAGTCGCATAATCTTCCTCCTTATGAATACCCCTGGGGATTTCTGCCCGCCGGGGTTTGTAATACTACACTTATTGTTCCTTGGTTGATGGGGGATCCTCTTGTAACGTCCCTGCCCTAGCGGAAAAGTTCCGTAACATAGTATCCATTTTCCAGTTTGATCACACCGATTCCCACTTCCCTAAACCCTTCGGTCATCCGATTATCCCGGTGTCCCGGGGAGTTCATGAAATTGGTGTGGACTTCTTCAGCGGTGAGCTCCCAGGTGGCCCATTGGATATTTTCACTTCGAAGGGATACCCCTAAAGCGCTGGCCATTTCAAAGGGACTGCCGTAGGTAGGGGAGTCATGGTTAAAATAGTTGTAAAGACCCATATCCGAGGATTTGATTCGAGCCAGTCTTGTGAGATCCGAGGCGGTACTCAGGGCGCCTAAGCCCTGTTCGCTCCGGGCATCATTGAGCTTTCCGATGACCCGTTCCTCAATTTCCCGAAGGACCGTATTGCTTTCCACCACCCGGCTGTATTCCCCGTCTAAGGTATCCATCACCGAGGGATTTAAAGAGACCTTTCGATGCACCTGACGGAAAACCTCTTTTCCGATGACCCGGTCGTCTTCCTTTCGGGTCAGGGTATAGAAAGCCTCCCGTTGATGATGGAGGATTCCGTCCTCTTCAAAGGTATCCGGTCCCACACTTACCTGTATCATAAAGCGGCCTCCGTAATGACCGTATTTATCCTCAAAGTAGCGAATCACCGCTTCCGAGGTGAGGGTTTCCTCTTTAAGGACGTCGGCTTCCGAGGGAAAATTCTCATCCACGGGGGTCACTTCCACGGGCTCTTCGGGGATTTTCAGCTCTTCGTTTTCCCGGGATCTCCCGGTCTCCACGGGAGAGGTTATTTCCACGGTTTCCCTTGGGGTCTCCCCTCCGGGATTTTCCCCAGTACTTTCTCCAGGGGGCTCCAGGGATTCATCTCCGGGGTCTTCTTCTTCGAACCCCTCCGGCGACTCCTGATTTTCAGGATCCTCTTCCACGGGAGCCTCCACAATCCAAAAACATCCCGTGAAGTTTCCGCTGATGAAGATCACCAGCAAAAGCGTCAGCAACAATTTTATTATGAATCCCCCCGGGGATTTTTTCCCGCCGGCGGATTTTCGGCTTTCAGTCTGCATGGCTCTCCCCCCAGTATATAACAAATCCCTTTTATTATTCCGCTTTGTTATTTTGCTTTGTTATTTCTCTTTGTTATTTTGCTTTGTTACTTTGCTTTATTACTTTGCTTTGTTATTCAGCTTTGTTCATCGTTTTGGTGTTCACTTTTGTTGTTCATCGTTGTTATTGATTTCCTCGGGGTTCCTGCCGATTTCCTGTGGTCCTTCTTTTCCCCGCCCGACCTTAGCGGCGGAGTCCTTCTCCAGGATCTGGCCTAAATTCTGTTCCCGAAGACGGGCCAGTTCCTTTTCATACCAGCGGTTTTTCTCCTCCAGCTCTTCCTTTTCCTTTTCCATCTTTTCGCTATGCTTTTGACTTTCCTTAATTTGTTTTCGATACCGATATTTTGAGGCGGTGTCTAGAAAAAAAACGATCACCGCACCGATGGTGGCGGAAATTAAAATGACCAGGGCTGCGGATATTTCCAGGGTGGTAAAAAGCAGGTTGATGGATACCGCCCCTGCGTTGAGAATCGCAAATAAAGCGATAAAAATGGATAATATCAAGGTAATGATCAGGTTTTTTTGCATGGATTCTCCTCCTATAACTATTCTTGTAAAACCTAAAATATATAATGTAGTCCATTTCTACCCTATTTATACGGATTTCAAGCAGATAATCTTCCATCCTTCCGGTTCTTTTCCGGGCTTCAGGACCGATCCCGGTTTGTTTTCCTAGCGAAACATCTCCGTCACATAGAAACCGTTACCGGTAACCACAATACCGATCCCTACTTCCTGAAAACTGCTGTTCATCCGATTGCTCCGATGCCCGTCGGAGTCCATAAAACCTTCATGCACCTGATCTGCGGAGAGCTCCCGGCTGGAATAATAAAGGTTCTCGCTTCGAAGTCGGACACCGAAGAATTTCGCCATATCAAAAGGACTTCCGTAATCCGGGGATTCATGACTGAAGTAATTGTTCACAGCCATATCCGTAGACTTGATCCTTGCCATGGAGGTAAGCTCTTGGGCTACTTTCAGCGGCGAGGCCCCCCGCTCTTCTCGGGCGGCATTGATTTTCGATACCACTTCCTGCTCGATGCTTTGTCTTACCGTATCCCCTTTTACCACGCGGCTGTATTCCCGGTCGAGATCGCTGTAGGGTGTGGGCTCCGGTTCGGGTTCGGGATCTGGCGTTGGTTCCGGTTCGGGATCCGGTTCCGGCTCGGGGTCCGGCTTAGGTTCAGGATCAGGTTCAGGGTCAGGGTCTGCTTCCGAGTCAGCTTCAGTTTCCGACTCCGGCTCAGACCCGGGCTTCGAATTCTCCCCGGGCTCCCCGTCCCCGGTGAGCTCTTCTTTCGAGTCCCCGGGTTCCGGAACTTCTATAGCGGTGAAGGCTATCGCCCGGCTCAGGGCCTCTTCCAAGGGGCTTTTTTTAAGATCCGGGGTATGTATACTTTCCAGCCTCGCTTCCCGGTTTTCCCGGTCCATTTCCTCAGTACCGATGGACTGCGTCCCTTCCTTCGTCCCCTCATCTTCAGGACCTTCCAGGGGCCCCCCGCTACTTTCACTGCATGCGGTGAGCATGGCCACCATCAGAAAAATCACTAAAAATCCTCCGGCGAATACGGCTTTTCCATGACGTTTCCTTATCTTCTTCCAATCCATCGCTGTATTATTAAACAAGTTTTTTCACCCCTTCTCCCAGGTTCTTTCCTTAACAACGAACCCTGGCACAACGCTACTCTTCGGTTCATTTCTCACATGTCCAACATTATATAAAGAACGGTACAAAAAAACCAGGTCCTAAAGGCCTGGTTTTTTGTCTTCTAAGTACGTCCTACTTGTTAACCTTTTCCTTTAAGGTTTTACCAGCTTTGAAAACCGGTGCTTTTGAAGCAGGAATTTCAATTACTTGCTCTGGGTTTCTTGGATTTCTACCTTGACGAGGCTTTCTTTCTCTTACGTCAAAAGTACCAAATCCT
This genomic window contains:
- a CDS encoding CTP synthase, whose product is MAPKYIFVTGGVVSSLGKGITAASLGRLLKSRGLKVTLQKLDPYINIDPGTMSPYQHGEVFVTDDGAETDLDLGHYERFIDQNLTKNSSVTSGKVYWSVLNKERKGDYLGGTVQVIPHVTNEIKERIFRAGNEKDVDVVITEIGGTVGDIESLPFLEAIRQVKYDIGKENTMYIHVTLVPFLGSAGELKTKPTQHSVKELRSIGIQPDVVVCRTERPLTQEMKDKIALFCNLDPGNVVQNGDVRSIYEVPLMLKDEGLDRMVLKTLHLEAGEPDLKQWTDMVEREQSAEDHTKIAIVGKYVELPDAYLSVIEALNHGGIYHGTKIDVQWIHAEDVTPLNAKEILRDVDGILVPGGFGERGVEGKIAAIQYARENKVPFFGICLGMQLAVVEYARNITGLDGAHSAELQESTPYPVIDLMPEQKDVEEKGGTMRLGLYPCKIAADTFIETAYGESLVYERHRHRYELNNEYRDQLAEDGLVISGISPDERLVEAIEIKDHPWFVAVQYHPELKSRPTNPHPLFRDFVAASKAQR
- a CDS encoding D-alanyl-D-alanine carboxypeptidase family protein → MEENKLIFFIILILVSLSALSLLFPVPYFSNPATDISAAGAPEEQAAAIKSLPDTLGEIIENHEGLPFGEVHRKLQKVVMITSLKEELPEEEPSKEEEESSSVAEELGISEVSYIRYTTTALNIRADAHIEAERIGGFSEGAEVHVIGELSNDWVQVAYQDTEAFVHGGYLQEIDPAEEADEESSKEEEEPSSVAEELGISEVSYIRYTTTPLNIRSDAHIDGERIGGFSEGAEVHVIGELSNDWVQVAYGDTEAFVHGGYLQETDPAEDPQAEPDPDEDDATVVGNPGAIDVLVNREYRLPADFTPPNLVEPNVSMAPNTNHRLLRSEAASALEALFDAATEDGIILYARSGYRSYSTQETLFNNYVAEHGYEEATRFSAKPGHSEHQTGLAMDVTSEQVDYRLTQDFGNTPEGQWITDNAHRYGFIIRYPQNKESVTGYMYEPWHLRYLGVDLATAVYESGLTYEEYLGY
- a CDS encoding S1 domain-containing RNA-binding protein — translated: MSLEVGSIVEGIVTGITDFGAFVEVEKGKTGLVHISEVAEDYVKDIKNYLKRGQKIKVKVLNIDKDGKISLSIKQAGLPKKKTVKPREVNWEKELETPSPTNFEDKMSKFLKDSEEKMQSMNTKKSSGRKNANGKGN
- a CDS encoding FtsB family cell division protein yields the protein MAKKREKRAYRVKKKRKKIGFWTKLVVVVIVGYFAVAFFQQSVERRELDAEIESLQQEKAEIEERIQGMEEVLEKGDSDEAIERLARENLIMKKPGERVYVMDTNNSLSRELRERREQREEEEGFDGENSEEETIHEEGLEEDRPGEEAEDGEEQGP
- a CDS encoding RNA-binding S4 domain-containing protein yields the protein MRLDKFLKNARIIKRRPVAKEACEKGRVLVNDKEAKPGTELEIGDEVEVRFGNRTFKVKVQGLEEHVKKEEAENLYEVIE
- a CDS encoding CAP domain-containing protein, which produces MQTESRKSAGGKKSPGGFIIKLLLTLLLVIFISGNFTGCFWIVEAPVEEDPENQESPEGFEEEDPGDESLEPPGESTGENPGGETPRETVEITSPVETGRSRENEELKIPEEPVEVTPVDENFPSEADVLKEETLTSEAVIRYFEDKYGHYGGRFMIQVSVGPDTFEEDGILHHQREAFYTLTRKEDDRVIGKEVFRQVHRKVSLNPSVMDTLDGEYSRVVESNTVLREIEERVIGKLNDARSEQGLGALSTASDLTRLARIKSSDMGLYNYFNHDSPTYGSPFEMASALGVSLRSENIQWATWELTAEEVHTNFMNSPGHRDNRMTEGFREVGIGVIKLENGYYVTELFR
- a CDS encoding LapA family protein, producing MQKNLIITLILSIFIALFAILNAGAVSINLLFTTLEISAALVILISATIGAVIVFFLDTASKYRYRKQIKESQKHSEKMEKEKEELEEKNRWYEKELARLREQNLGQILEKDSAAKVGRGKEGPQEIGRNPEEINNNDEQQK
- a CDS encoding CAP domain-containing protein, with product MFNNTAMDWKKIRKRHGKAVFAGGFLVIFLMVAMLTACSESSGGPLEGPEDEGTKEGTQSIGTEEMDRENREARLESIHTPDLKKSPLEEALSRAIAFTAIEVPEPGDSKEELTGDGEPGENSKPGSEPESETEADSEADPDPEPDPEPKPDPEPEPDPEPEPTPDPEPEPEPTPYSDLDREYSRVVKGDTVRQSIEQEVVSKINAAREERGASPLKVAQELTSMARIKSTDMAVNNYFSHESPDYGSPFDMAKFFGVRLRSENLYYSSRELSADQVHEGFMDSDGHRSNRMNSSFQEVGIGIVVTGNGFYVTEMFR
- a CDS encoding HU family DNA-binding protein — its product is MNKAELVSKMAEKSDLTKKDAEVALNAFMETVEESLIDGDKVQLVGFGTFDVRERKPRQGRNPRNPEQVIEIPASKAPVFKAGKTLKEKVNK